A portion of the Oncorhynchus clarkii lewisi isolate Uvic-CL-2024 chromosome 27, UVic_Ocla_1.0, whole genome shotgun sequence genome contains these proteins:
- the LOC139386385 gene encoding clustered mitochondria protein homolog isoform X4: MVSKTDDIQASVPNCNVNTVDLAEGETPDHQETKAPNKDPCACGHSASTVVMNGGGAHYHSEEESKQDGGGDTDGVEDSNEQEVIVIQDTGFTVKIQAPGTEPFDLQVSPQEMVQEIHQVLMDREDTCHRTCFSLQLDGNVLDNFAELKSIEGLQEGSLLKVVEEPYTVREARIHVRHIRDLLKSLDPSDAYNGVDCNSLSFLSVFTDGDLGDSGKRKKKGSDLEQIDCTPPEHILPGSKERPLVPLQPQNKDWKPMQCLKVLTMSGWNPPPGNRKMHGDLMYLYMVTVEERHISITASTRGFYLNQSTTYTFNPKPANPSFLSHSLVELLSQISPAFKKNFTVLQKTRVQRHPFERIATPFQVYSWTAPQVDHTMDCVRAEDAYTSRLGYEEHIPGQTRDWNEELQTTRELARKNLPERLLRERAIFKVHSDFAAAATRGSMAVIDGNVMAINPGEETRMQMFIWNNIFFSLGFDVRDHYRELGGDAAAHAAPTNDLNGVRAYGAVDVEGLYTLGTVVVDYRGYRVTAQSIIPGILEREQEQSVIYGSIDFGKTVVSHGKYLELLERTSRPLKVQRHNVLNEKDESVELCSSVECKGIIGNDGRHYILDLLRTFPPDLNFLPVEGEELSPESVRQGFPRQHRHRLACLRQELIEAFVEHRYLLFMKMAALQLMQQKANKDSKMATLTENNSPEAAVPALPSTENPDASAKSSETSTETLTDGKSDAVQIETTSTTDAPQPAATEATTTEAAPKAEQTTETDIPSAAATTMTASQATPTEDNVVPTVTTNGPLVPVATAIQNGECESPLEGKAEDSIPGLAQAKELAESLAAEDGSGIDPKSREVVLNACKAVGSISNTSFDIRFNPDIFSPGVRFPEDSVDDIQKQKQLLKDAAAFLVSCQIPSLVKDCLDHSALPMDGATLTEALHQRGINVRYLGNVLEFVDKTPAKAQLEHFYRIGISELITRCAKHIFKTYLQGVELSALSAAVSHFLNCFLSSFPDAVAHLPPDELVSRRKNRKRRNRVPGGGDNTAWASLTPSELWKNIVSEAQSYYNFTLHCENADQVVEKYGLQKITLLREISIKAGIQILIKEYNFDSRHKPAFTEEDILNIFPVVKHVNPKASDAFHFFQSGQAKVQQGYLKEGCELINEALNLFNNVYGAMHVEICACLRLLARLNYIMGDHHEALSNQQKAVLMSERVLGVEHPNTIQEYMHLALYCFANGQLSTALKLLYRARYLMLMVCGEDHPEMALLDSNIGLVLHGVMEYDLSLRFLENALAINSKYHGPRSLKVALSHHLVARVYESKAEFRSALQHEKEGYTIYKNQVGEAHEKTKESSEYLKYLTQQAVALQRTMNEIYKNGSNASIMPLKFTAPSMASVLEQLNIINGIIFIPLSQKDLENLKAEVQRRQQLQESGKSMEELTVDGPLELEDKIPMDVNVD, from the exons ATGGTGAGCAAGACGGATGACATCCAGGCGTCAGTACCCAACTGTAATGTTAACACAGTTGATCTTGCAGAAGGAGAAACGCCAGACCACCAAGAGACCAAGGCACCAAACAAGGATCCTTGTGCGTGTG GGCACAGTGCAAGCACAGTGGTGATGAATGGGGGCGGGGCCCACTACCATTCGGAGGAGGAGTCCAAGCAGGATGGGGGTGGTGACACGGACGGTGTGGAGGATTCTAACGAACAGGAAGTGATTGTGATTCAGGATACAGGTTTCACCGTGAAGATCCAGGCACCCGGGACGGAGCCTTTTGACCTCCAG GTTTCACCCCAGGAGATGGTGCAGGAGATCCACCAGGTGTTGATGGACCGTGAGGACACCTGTCATCGTACCTGTTTCTCCCTGCAGCTGGACGGCAACGTGCTGGATAACTTTGCTGAGCTCAAATCCATCGAGGGCCTGCAGGAGGGCTCCCTTCTCAAAGTAGTGGAAG AGCCCTACACAGTGCGCGAGGCCCGTATCCATGTGCGTCATATCAGAGACCTGCTGAAAAGCCTGGACCCATCTGATGCCTACAATGGAGTGGACTgcaactctctctccttcctcagtgTCTTCACCGACGGGGACCtaggag ACAGTGGTAAGCGGAAGAAGAAGGGCAGTGATCTGGAGCAGATAGACTGTACCCCTCCAGAACACATCCTGCCTGGCAGTAAAGAACGCCCCCTGGTTCCCCTCCAGCCACAGAACAAGGACTGGAAG CCCATGCAGTGCCTGAAGGTCCTGACTATGAGTGGCTGGAACCCCCCCCCTGGCAACAGGAAGATGCATGGTGATCTTATGTACCTGTATATGGTGACTGTTGAGGAGAGACACATCAGTATCACCGCCTCCACACGTGGCTTCTACCTCAACCA GTCGACCACCTACACCTTCAACCCCAAGCCAGCCAACCCCAGCTTCCTGAGCCACTCGTTGGTTGAGCTGCTGAGCCAGATTAGCCCTGCCTTCAAAAAGAACTTCACTGTCCTGCAGAAGACAAG GGTCCAGCGGCATCCGTTTGAAAGGATAGCCACACCCTTCCAGGTGTACAGTTGGACCGCCCCCCAGGTGGACCACACCATGGACTGTGTCAGAGCTGAGGACGCTTACACCTCCCGTCTAGGCTACGAGGAACACATACCTGGACAG ACGCGAGACTGGAATGAGGAGTTGCAGACGACCAGAGAGCTGGCCCGGAAGAACCTGCCTGAACGCCTGCTGAGAGAGAGGGCCATCTTCAAG gtcCACAGTGACTTTGCGGCTGCTGCTACTCGGGGTTCCATGGCGGTGATCGACGGCAACGTGATGGCCATCAACCCTGGCGAGGAGACGCGTATGCAGATGTTTATCTGGAACAACATCTTCTTCTCCCTGGGCTTCGACGTCCGTGACCACTACCGCGAGCTGGGCGGGGACGCTGCTGCGCACGCTGCGCCCACCAACGACCTCAACGGTGTCCGGGCTTACGGGGCCGTAGACGTGGAGGGGCTGTACACCCTGGGGACTGTGGTGGTGGATTATCGTGGTTATCGTGTCACGGCCCAGTCGATCATCCCTGGTATtctggagagagagcaggagcagAGCGTTATCTACGGGTCTATCGACTTTGGGAAGACAGTGGTGTCTCATGGGAAGTACCTGGAACTTCTGGAGAGGACCAGTCGACCACTCAAG GTCCAGAGACACAATGTGCTGAATGAGAAGGATGAGTCCGTGGAGCTGTGTTCCTCTGTTGAGTGTAAGGGCATAATTGGCAACGATGGACGCCACTACATCCTGGACCTTCTGAGGACCTTCCCCCCTGACCTGAACTTCCTGCCTGTGGAAGGGGAGGAGCTTTCCCCTGAGAGTGTGAGACAGGGTTTCCCCCGCCAGCACCGCCACCGTCTGGCCTGCCTCCGACAGGAGCTCATTGAGGCCTTCGTCGAGCACAG ATACCTCCTCTTCATGAAGATGGCAGCACTCCAGCTGATGCAGCAGAAAGCCAACAAGGACAGCAAGATGGCCACCCTGACAGAGAATAACAGCCCCGAGGCAGCCGTTCCAGCCCTGCCCTCCACGGAGAACCCCGACGCTtcagccaagtcctcagaaaCTTCCACAGAAACCCTCACTGACGGCAAGTCCGACGCAGTCCAGATAGAGACCACCTCTACCACTGATGCCCCTCAGCCAGCAGCAACAGAAGCCACCACCACAGAAGCAGCCCCCAAGGCAGAACAAACAACAGAAACGGACATTCCCTCTGCTGCAGCAACAACCATGACTGCCTCCCAGGCAACCCCTACAGAGGATAATGTGGTTCCCACGGTGACCACCAATGGGCCATTGGTGCCCGTTGCCACAGCGATTCAGAACGGGGAGTGCGAGAGCCCTCTGGAGGGTAAGGCTGAGGATAGTATCCCGGGTTTAGCCCAGGCCAAAGAGCTGGCTGAGTCCTTAGCCGCGGAAGATGGATCCGGTATCG ACCCTAAAAGCCGAGAGGTTGTCCTCAACGCCTGCAAGGCCGTGGGTTCCATCAGCAACACCTCCTTCGACATCCGCTTCAACCCAGACATCTTTTCTCCAG GAGTGCGTTTCCCTGAGGACAGTGTGGATGACATTCAGAAACAGAAGCAGCTGTTGAAGGATGCTGCAGCCTTCCTGGTGTCCTGTCAGATCCCCTCTCTG GTGAAGGACTGTCTGGACCACAGTGCTCTGCCTATGGATGGAGCCACGCTGACTGAGGCTCTGCACCAGAGGGGCATCAATGTGCGTTACCTAGGCAACGTGCTGGAGTTTGTGGACAAGACCCCAGCCAAGGCACAGCTGGAGCACTTCTAT AGAATAGGTATCAGCGAGTTGATCACCAGATGTGCGAAACATATCTTCAAGACATACCTCCAG GGTGTGGAGTTGTCGGCCCTCTCAGCTGCTGTCAGCCACTTCCTCAACTGCTTCCTGTCCTCCTTCCCTGATGCCGTGGCACACCTGCCTCCCGACGAGCTTGTGTCGCGCCGCAAGAACCGTAAACGCCGTAACCGAGTTCCAGGGGGAGGGGACAACACGGCGTGGGCCAGCCTGACACCCAGTGAGCTGTGGAAGAACATAGTCTCTGAGGCCCAGAGTTACTACAACTTCACCCTGCACTG TGAGAATGCTGACCAGGTAGTGGAGAAATACGGCCTTCAGAAGATCACCCTGCTCAGAGAAATCTCCATCAAAGCTGGCATCCAG ATCCTGATAAAGGAGTATAACTTTGACAGTCGCCACAAGCCTGCCTTCACAGAGGAGGACATCCTTAACATCTTCCCTGTGGTGAAGCACGTCAACCCCAAGGCCTCCGATGCCTTTCACTTCTTCCAGAGTGGACAGGCCAAGGTCCAGCAAG GTTACCTTAAGGAGGGCTGTGAGTTAATCAACGAGGCTTTGAACCTGTTCAACAACGTGTACGGGGCCATGCACGTGGAGATCTGTGCCTGCCTGCGTCTGCTGGCTCGCCTTAACTACATCATGGGAGACCACCATGAG GCTCTCAGTAACCAACAGAAGGCTGTCTTGATGAGTGAGAGGGTGCTGGGCGTCGAGCACCCCAACACTATCCAGGAATAT ATGCACTTGGCTCTGTACTGCTTTGCCAACGGTCAGCTGTCCACTGCCCTGAAGCTGCTGTACCGTGCCCGCTACCTCATGCTGATGGTGTGTGGGGAGGACCACCCTGAGATGGCGCTGCTAGAC AGTAACATTGGCCTGGTGCTGCATGGAGTAATGGAGTACGACCTGTCTCTGAGGTTCCTGGAGAACGCCTTGGCCATCAACTCCAAATACCACGGACCCCGCTCCCTCAAAGTAGCCCTCAG TCATCATCTGGTTGCGAGGGTTTACGAGAGCAAGGCGGAGTTCCGCTCTGCGCTCCAGCACGAGAAGGAGGGCTACACCATCTACAAAAACCAG GTGGGAGAGGCCCACGAGAAGACTAAAGAGAGCTCAGAGTACCTGAAGTACCTCACACAGCAGGCTGTGGCTTTGCAGAGAACCATGAACGAGATCTACAAGAACGGCTCCAACGCCAGCATCATGCCACTCAAG TTCACAGCACCCAGTATGGCCAGTGTTCTGGAACAGCTCAATATTATCAACGGTATCATCTTTATACCACTCAG CCAAAAGGACTTGGAAAACCTGAAGGCGGAGGTTCAGCGGCGGCAGCAGCTTCAGGAGTCAGGAAAAAGCATGGAGGAGCTCACTGTGGACGGTCCACTAGAGCTGGAGGACAAAATACCCATGGACGTTAATGTTGATTAA
- the LOC139386385 gene encoding clustered mitochondria protein homolog isoform X8: MVSKTDDIQASVPNCNVNTVDLAEGETPDHQETKAPNKDPCACGHSASTVVMNGGGAHYHSEEESKQDGGGDTDGVEDSNEQEVIVIQDTGFTVKIQAPGTEPFDLQVSPQEMVQEIHQVLMDREDTCHRTCFSLQLDGNVLDNFAELKSIEGLQEGSLLKVVEEPYTVREARIHVRHIRDLLKSLDPSDAYNGVDCNSLSFLSVFTDGDLGDSGKRKKKGSDLEQIDCTPPEHILPGSKERPLVPLQPQNKDWKPMQCLKVLTMSGWNPPPGNRKMHGDLMYLYMVTVEERHISITASTRGFYLNQSTTYTFNPKPANPSFLSHSLVELLSQISPAFKKNFTVLQKTRVQRHPFERIATPFQVYSWTAPQVDHTMDCVRAEDAYTSRLGYEEHIPGQTRDWNEELQTTRELARKNLPERLLRERAIFKVHSDFAAAATRGSMAVIDGNVMAINPGEETRMQMFIWNNIFFSLGFDVRDHYRELGGDAAAHAAPTNDLNGVRAYGAVDVEGLYTLGTVVVDYRGYRVTAQSIIPGILEREQEQSVIYGSIDFGKTVVSHGKYLELLERTSRPLKVQRHNVLNEKDESVELCSSVECKGIIGNDGRHYILDLLRTFPPDLNFLPVEGEELSPESVRQGFPRQHRHRLACLRQELIEAFVEHRYLLFMKMAALQLMQQKANKDSKMATLTENNSPEAAVPALPSTENPDASAKSSETSTETLTDGKSDAVQIETTSTTDAPQPAATEATTTEAAPKAEQTTETDIPSAAATTMTASQATPTEDNVVPTVTTNGPLVPVATAIQNGECESPLEDPKSREVVLNACKAVGSISNTSFDIRFNPDIFSPGVRFPEDSVDDIQKQKQLLKDAAAFLVSCQIPSLVKDCLDHSALPMDGATLTEALHQRGINVRYLGNVLEFVDKTPAKAQLEHFYRIGISELITRCAKHIFKTYLQGVELSALSAAVSHFLNCFLSSFPDAVAHLPPDELVSRRKNRKRRNRVPGGGDNTAWASLTPSELWKNIVSEAQSYYNFTLHCENADQVVEKYGLQKITLLREISIKAGIQILIKEYNFDSRHKPAFTEEDILNIFPVVKHVNPKASDAFHFFQSGQAKVQQGYLKEGCELINEALNLFNNVYGAMHVEICACLRLLARLNYIMGDHHEALSNQQKAVLMSERVLGVEHPNTIQEYMHLALYCFANGQLSTALKLLYRARYLMLMVCGEDHPEMALLDSNIGLVLHGVMEYDLSLRFLENALAINSKYHGPRSLKVALSHHLVARVYESKAEFRSALQHEKEGYTIYKNQVGEAHEKTKESSEYLKYLTQQAVALQRTMNEIYKNGSNASIMPLKFTAPSMASVLEQLNIINGIIFIPLSQKDLENLKAEVQRRQQLQESGKSMEELTVDGPLELEDKIPMDVNVD, encoded by the exons ATGGTGAGCAAGACGGATGACATCCAGGCGTCAGTACCCAACTGTAATGTTAACACAGTTGATCTTGCAGAAGGAGAAACGCCAGACCACCAAGAGACCAAGGCACCAAACAAGGATCCTTGTGCGTGTG GGCACAGTGCAAGCACAGTGGTGATGAATGGGGGCGGGGCCCACTACCATTCGGAGGAGGAGTCCAAGCAGGATGGGGGTGGTGACACGGACGGTGTGGAGGATTCTAACGAACAGGAAGTGATTGTGATTCAGGATACAGGTTTCACCGTGAAGATCCAGGCACCCGGGACGGAGCCTTTTGACCTCCAG GTTTCACCCCAGGAGATGGTGCAGGAGATCCACCAGGTGTTGATGGACCGTGAGGACACCTGTCATCGTACCTGTTTCTCCCTGCAGCTGGACGGCAACGTGCTGGATAACTTTGCTGAGCTCAAATCCATCGAGGGCCTGCAGGAGGGCTCCCTTCTCAAAGTAGTGGAAG AGCCCTACACAGTGCGCGAGGCCCGTATCCATGTGCGTCATATCAGAGACCTGCTGAAAAGCCTGGACCCATCTGATGCCTACAATGGAGTGGACTgcaactctctctccttcctcagtgTCTTCACCGACGGGGACCtaggag ACAGTGGTAAGCGGAAGAAGAAGGGCAGTGATCTGGAGCAGATAGACTGTACCCCTCCAGAACACATCCTGCCTGGCAGTAAAGAACGCCCCCTGGTTCCCCTCCAGCCACAGAACAAGGACTGGAAG CCCATGCAGTGCCTGAAGGTCCTGACTATGAGTGGCTGGAACCCCCCCCCTGGCAACAGGAAGATGCATGGTGATCTTATGTACCTGTATATGGTGACTGTTGAGGAGAGACACATCAGTATCACCGCCTCCACACGTGGCTTCTACCTCAACCA GTCGACCACCTACACCTTCAACCCCAAGCCAGCCAACCCCAGCTTCCTGAGCCACTCGTTGGTTGAGCTGCTGAGCCAGATTAGCCCTGCCTTCAAAAAGAACTTCACTGTCCTGCAGAAGACAAG GGTCCAGCGGCATCCGTTTGAAAGGATAGCCACACCCTTCCAGGTGTACAGTTGGACCGCCCCCCAGGTGGACCACACCATGGACTGTGTCAGAGCTGAGGACGCTTACACCTCCCGTCTAGGCTACGAGGAACACATACCTGGACAG ACGCGAGACTGGAATGAGGAGTTGCAGACGACCAGAGAGCTGGCCCGGAAGAACCTGCCTGAACGCCTGCTGAGAGAGAGGGCCATCTTCAAG gtcCACAGTGACTTTGCGGCTGCTGCTACTCGGGGTTCCATGGCGGTGATCGACGGCAACGTGATGGCCATCAACCCTGGCGAGGAGACGCGTATGCAGATGTTTATCTGGAACAACATCTTCTTCTCCCTGGGCTTCGACGTCCGTGACCACTACCGCGAGCTGGGCGGGGACGCTGCTGCGCACGCTGCGCCCACCAACGACCTCAACGGTGTCCGGGCTTACGGGGCCGTAGACGTGGAGGGGCTGTACACCCTGGGGACTGTGGTGGTGGATTATCGTGGTTATCGTGTCACGGCCCAGTCGATCATCCCTGGTATtctggagagagagcaggagcagAGCGTTATCTACGGGTCTATCGACTTTGGGAAGACAGTGGTGTCTCATGGGAAGTACCTGGAACTTCTGGAGAGGACCAGTCGACCACTCAAG GTCCAGAGACACAATGTGCTGAATGAGAAGGATGAGTCCGTGGAGCTGTGTTCCTCTGTTGAGTGTAAGGGCATAATTGGCAACGATGGACGCCACTACATCCTGGACCTTCTGAGGACCTTCCCCCCTGACCTGAACTTCCTGCCTGTGGAAGGGGAGGAGCTTTCCCCTGAGAGTGTGAGACAGGGTTTCCCCCGCCAGCACCGCCACCGTCTGGCCTGCCTCCGACAGGAGCTCATTGAGGCCTTCGTCGAGCACAG ATACCTCCTCTTCATGAAGATGGCAGCACTCCAGCTGATGCAGCAGAAAGCCAACAAGGACAGCAAGATGGCCACCCTGACAGAGAATAACAGCCCCGAGGCAGCCGTTCCAGCCCTGCCCTCCACGGAGAACCCCGACGCTtcagccaagtcctcagaaaCTTCCACAGAAACCCTCACTGACGGCAAGTCCGACGCAGTCCAGATAGAGACCACCTCTACCACTGATGCCCCTCAGCCAGCAGCAACAGAAGCCACCACCACAGAAGCAGCCCCCAAGGCAGAACAAACAACAGAAACGGACATTCCCTCTGCTGCAGCAACAACCATGACTGCCTCCCAGGCAACCCCTACAGAGGATAATGTGGTTCCCACGGTGACCACCAATGGGCCATTGGTGCCCGTTGCCACAGCGATTCAGAACGGGGAGTGCGAGAGCCCTCTGGAGG ACCCTAAAAGCCGAGAGGTTGTCCTCAACGCCTGCAAGGCCGTGGGTTCCATCAGCAACACCTCCTTCGACATCCGCTTCAACCCAGACATCTTTTCTCCAG GAGTGCGTTTCCCTGAGGACAGTGTGGATGACATTCAGAAACAGAAGCAGCTGTTGAAGGATGCTGCAGCCTTCCTGGTGTCCTGTCAGATCCCCTCTCTG GTGAAGGACTGTCTGGACCACAGTGCTCTGCCTATGGATGGAGCCACGCTGACTGAGGCTCTGCACCAGAGGGGCATCAATGTGCGTTACCTAGGCAACGTGCTGGAGTTTGTGGACAAGACCCCAGCCAAGGCACAGCTGGAGCACTTCTAT AGAATAGGTATCAGCGAGTTGATCACCAGATGTGCGAAACATATCTTCAAGACATACCTCCAG GGTGTGGAGTTGTCGGCCCTCTCAGCTGCTGTCAGCCACTTCCTCAACTGCTTCCTGTCCTCCTTCCCTGATGCCGTGGCACACCTGCCTCCCGACGAGCTTGTGTCGCGCCGCAAGAACCGTAAACGCCGTAACCGAGTTCCAGGGGGAGGGGACAACACGGCGTGGGCCAGCCTGACACCCAGTGAGCTGTGGAAGAACATAGTCTCTGAGGCCCAGAGTTACTACAACTTCACCCTGCACTG TGAGAATGCTGACCAGGTAGTGGAGAAATACGGCCTTCAGAAGATCACCCTGCTCAGAGAAATCTCCATCAAAGCTGGCATCCAG ATCCTGATAAAGGAGTATAACTTTGACAGTCGCCACAAGCCTGCCTTCACAGAGGAGGACATCCTTAACATCTTCCCTGTGGTGAAGCACGTCAACCCCAAGGCCTCCGATGCCTTTCACTTCTTCCAGAGTGGACAGGCCAAGGTCCAGCAAG GTTACCTTAAGGAGGGCTGTGAGTTAATCAACGAGGCTTTGAACCTGTTCAACAACGTGTACGGGGCCATGCACGTGGAGATCTGTGCCTGCCTGCGTCTGCTGGCTCGCCTTAACTACATCATGGGAGACCACCATGAG GCTCTCAGTAACCAACAGAAGGCTGTCTTGATGAGTGAGAGGGTGCTGGGCGTCGAGCACCCCAACACTATCCAGGAATAT ATGCACTTGGCTCTGTACTGCTTTGCCAACGGTCAGCTGTCCACTGCCCTGAAGCTGCTGTACCGTGCCCGCTACCTCATGCTGATGGTGTGTGGGGAGGACCACCCTGAGATGGCGCTGCTAGAC AGTAACATTGGCCTGGTGCTGCATGGAGTAATGGAGTACGACCTGTCTCTGAGGTTCCTGGAGAACGCCTTGGCCATCAACTCCAAATACCACGGACCCCGCTCCCTCAAAGTAGCCCTCAG TCATCATCTGGTTGCGAGGGTTTACGAGAGCAAGGCGGAGTTCCGCTCTGCGCTCCAGCACGAGAAGGAGGGCTACACCATCTACAAAAACCAG GTGGGAGAGGCCCACGAGAAGACTAAAGAGAGCTCAGAGTACCTGAAGTACCTCACACAGCAGGCTGTGGCTTTGCAGAGAACCATGAACGAGATCTACAAGAACGGCTCCAACGCCAGCATCATGCCACTCAAG TTCACAGCACCCAGTATGGCCAGTGTTCTGGAACAGCTCAATATTATCAACGGTATCATCTTTATACCACTCAG CCAAAAGGACTTGGAAAACCTGAAGGCGGAGGTTCAGCGGCGGCAGCAGCTTCAGGAGTCAGGAAAAAGCATGGAGGAGCTCACTGTGGACGGTCCACTAGAGCTGGAGGACAAAATACCCATGGACGTTAATGTTGATTAA